A region of Bacillus cabrialesii DNA encodes the following proteins:
- a CDS encoding YqbH/XkdH family protein, which translates to MSYQQMLMHRCDIYHEAAQVPSAGRFGIPADKLQPVISYPDTPDEQDVSCYFTEKTQQLIQKEPDQTVYHSFLVHFPLSADIRVNDKVIWEDHAYILKLPKKIRHHHWEVIAVRDESL; encoded by the coding sequence ATGAGTTATCAGCAGATGCTCATGCACCGCTGTGACATTTATCATGAGGCTGCACAAGTGCCGTCTGCTGGCCGGTTCGGCATTCCAGCGGACAAGCTGCAGCCGGTCATTTCATATCCTGACACACCTGATGAACAAGATGTCTCTTGCTATTTCACTGAAAAAACGCAGCAGCTGATCCAGAAGGAGCCGGATCAAACTGTATATCACAGCTTTCTCGTCCATTTTCCGTTGTCAGCGGACATCCGCGTGAACGATAAAGTCATCTGGGAGGATCACGCATATATACTAAAGCTACCGAAAAAGATCAGGCATCATCATTGGGAAGTCATCGCGGTCAGGGATGAAAGCCTATGA
- a CDS encoding HK97 gp10 family phage protein: protein MKITGLKQLNASLKEAASGGFSQQASRWLEECGQDFLEIVQSELISTQTIDTEKLLSSFEKGAEDNLWIVQSGGLSLEVGTQLDYASFLNDGHWTSKEDVRWVPGHFQGSRFMYDPAASTGMALKRKWIPGTSYWDHALLLYEQLFETSLESKLRQWLKKL from the coding sequence ATGAAAATAACGGGACTGAAACAGCTGAATGCCTCATTAAAAGAAGCGGCCTCAGGCGGCTTTTCTCAACAGGCATCCCGTTGGCTTGAGGAGTGCGGGCAAGATTTTCTGGAGATCGTCCAATCTGAACTCATCAGCACACAAACGATTGATACAGAAAAACTGCTCAGCTCGTTCGAGAAAGGCGCGGAGGACAATCTCTGGATTGTGCAAAGCGGCGGGCTTTCGCTTGAAGTGGGCACACAGCTTGATTACGCCTCATTTTTGAATGACGGCCATTGGACGTCAAAAGAAGATGTGAGGTGGGTGCCGGGGCATTTTCAAGGCTCGCGGTTTATGTATGATCCCGCGGCTTCAACGGGAATGGCGCTCAAGAGAAAATGGATCCCGGGCACGAGCTACTGGGATCATGCGCTGCTTTTATATGAACAGCTGTTTGAAACATCGCTGGAAAGCAAATTGCGCCAGTGGCTGAAGAAGCTGTAA
- a CDS encoding phage tail terminator family protein: MNSETGSIMAFLYGQWSVPIYERELPDQFQVPSLYVPSPSVFEETDTVSTFKKTYSLSVKLFHHDSVQALDEADRLADAIREARNMVPLLSESGEKTGDMVRITRIETRVGDRGEAVMVIRWSSRYYYYKTEQPVLQDIDMNSGVK, encoded by the coding sequence ATGAACAGCGAAACAGGATCGATCATGGCGTTTTTGTACGGCCAGTGGTCTGTTCCCATTTATGAACGTGAGCTGCCTGATCAGTTTCAGGTGCCGTCGTTATACGTCCCATCGCCATCTGTTTTCGAGGAAACAGATACGGTCTCCACATTTAAAAAAACCTACAGTCTCAGTGTGAAGCTGTTTCATCATGACTCCGTTCAGGCGCTGGATGAAGCGGACAGGCTCGCGGATGCCATCAGAGAAGCGAGGAATATGGTTCCGCTGCTCAGTGAATCCGGTGAAAAAACGGGGGATATGGTTCGCATCACCCGAATTGAGACAAGGGTGGGAGACAGGGGCGAGGCGGTCATGGTGATCAGGTGGAGCAGCCGATATTATTATTACAAAACAGAACAGCCTGTCTTACAGGATATCGACATGAACAGCGGGGTGAAATAA
- a CDS encoding phage tail sheath family protein, protein MNGGTFTTGKEKERAGIYFNFKTTAQERVSLGERGTVALPVASSWGEAKTFVSISSVEDLNKKVGLSIDDPSLLLLREAKKNAQTVLMYRLTEGVRASADIAEGVKATAVYGGSKGNDIIIRINPNVLDSAAFDVTTYMDESEVDKQTVKKAEELKANGYVTFTGTGDLSSTIPLTGSEGETAAETLNASAGIRLSGGTDKAPVNSDYTDFLAAAETENFDVIVLPVAEGDQLKATFAAFIKRLRDGQGQKVQGVTANYAGDYEGIINVTEGVLLEDGTEVTPDKATAWVAGASAGATFNQSLTFVEYEGAVDVLHRLDHDTIVERLGKGEFLFTFDARDKSVSVEKDINSLVTFTAEKNKKFAKNKIVRVLDAVNNDLTRELKALIKSRKGSGSDIPASEDGLQYVKTMITQYMTTLQDAGGITGFDSDEDITISMNEDRDGFLIDLAVQPVDAAEKFYFNVEVN, encoded by the coding sequence ATGAATGGCGGAACATTTACAACAGGTAAAGAAAAAGAACGTGCAGGCATTTATTTTAACTTTAAAACGACAGCGCAGGAGCGGGTGTCACTCGGTGAACGGGGGACAGTCGCACTTCCGGTCGCATCAAGCTGGGGCGAAGCAAAAACGTTCGTCTCCATTTCCAGCGTCGAGGATTTAAACAAAAAAGTGGGCCTCAGCATTGATGATCCATCTTTATTGCTTTTGCGTGAAGCGAAGAAAAATGCGCAAACGGTATTAATGTACCGTCTAACCGAAGGTGTCCGAGCGTCTGCTGATATTGCTGAGGGCGTCAAAGCGACTGCCGTATACGGCGGATCAAAAGGAAATGACATTATCATCCGAATTAACCCAAATGTGCTTGATAGCGCTGCTTTTGACGTGACAACGTATATGGATGAATCAGAGGTTGATAAACAGACCGTCAAAAAGGCTGAAGAATTAAAAGCCAACGGCTATGTCACCTTTACCGGAACAGGCGATCTTTCTTCTACGATTCCGCTCACTGGATCAGAAGGAGAAACTGCCGCTGAAACGTTGAATGCATCCGCTGGAATCCGTTTATCCGGCGGTACAGATAAAGCCCCTGTCAACTCCGACTATACAGATTTCTTAGCTGCGGCTGAAACGGAGAACTTTGATGTGATTGTGCTGCCAGTTGCGGAAGGGGATCAGCTGAAGGCGACATTTGCTGCTTTCATTAAGCGTCTGCGCGACGGCCAAGGACAAAAAGTGCAAGGCGTCACAGCCAATTATGCCGGTGACTATGAAGGCATCATCAACGTAACAGAAGGTGTCCTGCTGGAAGATGGCACGGAAGTTACACCGGACAAAGCAACGGCTTGGGTAGCTGGTGCGAGCGCAGGAGCAACCTTTAACCAATCACTTACATTCGTAGAGTACGAAGGCGCGGTTGATGTGCTGCACCGCCTTGACCACGATACGATTGTTGAACGACTGGGCAAAGGTGAATTTTTATTCACATTCGATGCCCGCGATAAATCCGTCAGCGTAGAAAAGGACATTAACTCACTCGTTACGTTCACAGCTGAGAAAAACAAAAAGTTCGCGAAAAACAAAATCGTCCGTGTCTTGGACGCTGTGAATAATGATTTAACACGCGAGCTGAAAGCCTTGATTAAATCGAGAAAAGGCAGCGGAAGCGATATTCCGGCGTCTGAAGACGGACTGCAGTATGTGAAAACGATGATCACACAATACATGACAACTCTTCAGGATGCTGGCGGCATCACTGGCTTTGATTCTGATGAAGATATCACCATTTCAATGAATGAAGACCGTGACGGCTTCTTGATTGACCTGGCTGTACAGCCTGTCGACGCAGCAGAAAAATTCTACTTTAATGTGGAGGTAAACTAA
- a CDS encoding phage tail tube protein, with protein MALKAQNTISGKEGRLFLDGEEMAHIKTFEANVEKNKSEVNIMGRRMTGHKTTGANGTGTATFYKVTSKFVILMMDYVKKGSDPYFTLQAVLDDKSSGRGTERVTLYDVNFDSAKIASLDVDSEALEEEVPFTFEDFDVPEKLSDTF; from the coding sequence ATGGCATTAAAAGCACAAAACACAATCTCAGGTAAAGAAGGCCGCTTATTTCTCGATGGCGAGGAAATGGCGCACATCAAAACATTTGAAGCAAACGTCGAGAAAAACAAGTCTGAAGTAAACATTATGGGCCGGCGCATGACAGGCCATAAAACAACAGGGGCAAACGGAACCGGGACAGCGACGTTCTATAAAGTCACATCCAAATTCGTGATCCTGATGATGGACTACGTCAAAAAAGGCAGCGACCCTTACTTCACACTCCAAGCCGTGCTGGACGATAAATCATCCGGACGAGGCACAGAGCGAGTCACGCTGTACGACGTCAACTTTGACTCTGCCAAAATCGCAAGCCTTGATGTCGATTCAGAAGCGTTAGAAGAAGAAGTGCCATTTACATTCGAAGACTTCGACGTGCCTGAAAAGCTTTCTGACACGTTTTAA
- a CDS encoding phage tail assembly chaperone, which translates to MSEKNENVYDLSFFMPGKTIEAEEIKVPISKRFVDKQGNIVPFIFKAITTERIDELEKETTTYKNVKGRGRVKDLDSQRFYARIAVESTVYPDFRSKELREAYKTADPVEVAKRVLSVGGEYANWLNKAIEINGFEDELEDLEEEAKN; encoded by the coding sequence ATGAGCGAGAAGAACGAAAACGTATATGATCTTTCCTTTTTTATGCCGGGAAAAACAATTGAAGCTGAAGAAATCAAAGTGCCGATCTCAAAGCGTTTTGTTGATAAACAAGGGAACATCGTGCCATTTATTTTTAAAGCGATCACGACGGAGCGCATTGATGAATTAGAGAAAGAAACAACAACGTATAAAAATGTCAAAGGCAGAGGCCGTGTAAAAGATTTAGACAGCCAGCGCTTTTATGCCCGAATCGCAGTTGAATCAACCGTTTATCCGGACTTCCGTTCAAAAGAGCTTCGAGAAGCATACAAAACGGCCGACCCGGTAGAAGTTGCGAAACGTGTCCTCTCAGTTGGAGGCGAATACGCGAACTGGTTAAACAAAGCGATTGAGATTAATGGATTTGAAGATGAATTAGAGGATCTGGAAGAAGAAGCAAAAAACTAA